From the genome of Candidatus Electrothrix communis, one region includes:
- a CDS encoding D-alanyl-D-alanine carboxypeptidase: MRLFHLLLAGLVMLFFTVGSAGAACSPPFNKLIRKGGYGVADTKGKIISSCNPDKAYVPASVIKLSTALAAFDILGPEYRFTTEFYTDKKKNLYIKGTGDPMLVSEEIREIFKVLQEKGVKEINAIYIDPSAFALEYPVPGREDSDNPYDAPVGAVSVNFNSVDIRVTKKGKILSGEKETPLLPIMQGLAKGYPAGRHRINICRYGKPSKGQIACYTTELFRALQEEAGIAGQGKMGDGPVPQDAELIYTHQSSKDLKELVTSFLKYSSNYISNLVYLTCGAKKYGYPATWAKAERAVNEVLVKRLGKKTAATIVQKEGAGLFRGNRVTVRAILELLKAFRPHASLLRKYMGVPTKSGSMKGIYNYAGYLNDGKAYVILLNQQRNQRRGVLGLLKKGQYPGSGKYKKKKGNNAKGRK; the protein is encoded by the coding sequence ATGAGGTTGTTTCATCTGCTGTTGGCAGGGCTGGTTATGCTGTTTTTTACTGTTGGATCAGCTGGTGCAGCCTGTTCTCCCCCTTTTAACAAGCTGATTCGAAAAGGCGGTTACGGTGTTGCTGATACCAAGGGAAAGATTATCTCCTCCTGTAATCCTGACAAGGCCTATGTCCCGGCCAGTGTTATCAAACTTTCCACCGCTCTTGCCGCCTTTGATATTCTCGGCCCGGAGTACCGTTTTACCACAGAGTTCTACACGGATAAGAAAAAAAATCTCTATATAAAGGGGACCGGCGACCCCATGTTGGTCTCTGAAGAAATTCGTGAGATCTTCAAGGTCTTGCAGGAAAAAGGCGTGAAGGAAATCAATGCAATCTATATTGACCCTTCGGCCTTTGCCCTGGAATACCCTGTGCCTGGGCGAGAAGACAGCGATAATCCCTATGATGCGCCGGTAGGTGCGGTTTCAGTTAATTTCAACAGCGTTGATATTCGGGTGACCAAGAAGGGCAAAATTCTTTCCGGAGAAAAAGAAACCCCGCTGTTGCCCATTATGCAAGGACTGGCCAAGGGCTACCCTGCGGGCAGGCATAGAATCAATATTTGCCGTTATGGAAAGCCATCAAAGGGACAGATAGCCTGTTATACAACCGAGCTGTTTCGCGCCCTGCAAGAAGAGGCAGGCATAGCTGGGCAGGGGAAGATGGGGGACGGGCCTGTCCCTCAGGATGCTGAACTCATTTATACGCACCAAAGCAGTAAAGACCTGAAGGAGCTGGTAACTTCTTTTCTGAAATATTCATCCAATTATATATCTAACTTAGTCTACCTGACCTGTGGTGCAAAGAAGTACGGCTATCCGGCAACCTGGGCCAAGGCGGAACGGGCCGTCAACGAAGTATTGGTCAAGCGACTCGGCAAAAAAACTGCTGCCACCATTGTCCAGAAAGAAGGGGCTGGCCTGTTTCGCGGAAATCGAGTGACTGTCAGGGCAATACTGGAGCTGCTCAAGGCTTTCAGACCCCATGCCTCTCTCCTCCGTAAGTATATGGGTGTGCCGACAAAATCCGGGAGCATGAAGGGAATTTACAACTATGCTGGTTATCTTAATGACGGGAAAGCTTACGTCATTTTGCTTAATCAGCAGCGTAATCAACGCAGGGGAG
- a CDS encoding abortive infection family protein encodes MSDLTSAEKRKLERAFGMASGYVLNFSNRTFEEFILDSVGIEIYDEQYSYGSGSKSHRMRALWDIEPNHVVGKVLGDILDEWKEWNQKTYNPSTGEYEEPSFPDDCVKIVERLKSHSLVPEIESLRPNADDKDFEALARSIKGYIKRNEPETGLDRLHTFAVRYIRNLCDKHGISTERSKPLHSAFGEYVKHLRADGVIETEMAERILKSNISVLDAFNKVRNEHSQAHDNPIVSYHEALLIFNNVVSLIRYLDTVEKKTKKLNEPELDILF; translated from the coding sequence ATGTCTGATCTTACCAGTGCAGAAAAACGGAAACTTGAGCGTGCTTTTGGAATGGCGAGTGGCTATGTGCTGAATTTCTCTAATCGCACCTTTGAAGAATTCATTCTAGACAGCGTAGGGATCGAGATATACGACGAACAGTATAGCTATGGCAGTGGCTCAAAATCTCACCGTATGAGAGCACTTTGGGATATAGAACCAAATCATGTAGTAGGCAAGGTTCTGGGAGATATCCTAGATGAGTGGAAAGAATGGAATCAAAAAACATACAACCCGTCAACGGGTGAATATGAGGAGCCTAGCTTCCCTGATGATTGTGTGAAAATCGTTGAGCGCCTTAAGTCTCACTCTCTGGTTCCTGAAATTGAGTCACTGAGACCAAATGCCGATGATAAAGATTTTGAAGCACTTGCTAGGTCGATAAAGGGATATATTAAGCGCAATGAACCGGAAACAGGACTAGACCGTCTTCATACTTTTGCTGTCAGATATATTCGCAACTTATGCGACAAGCACGGGATATCCACTGAAAGATCAAAACCACTGCACAGTGCATTCGGGGAGTACGTAAAGCATTTGCGGGCCGATGGTGTAATTGAAACCGAAATGGCGGAACGTATTCTGAAATCAAACATTTCGGTTTTGGACGCATTCAATAAAGTCCGCAACGAACATAGTCAGGCGCATGACAATCCGATTGTCAGTTATCATGAGGCATTACTAATCTTCAATAATGTCGTCAGCCTGATTAGATACTTAGATACGGTTGAGAAAAAAACAAAAAAACTAAATGAACCGGAGCTTGATATTCTATTTTGA
- a CDS encoding AIR carboxylase family protein, translated as MKDYNVVIISGSDSDLPHIKKIQGELAKFTIESNIRICSAHKQPVACENIVKELNESSVPSIIVSIAGATDALSGVLSFHSVHPVISCPPDKTNHFSCVDNPPGSSNSLILRPANVAKHIVQILCLINADYKKILMEKNNEKISTLREADNANKA; from the coding sequence ATGAAAGATTATAATGTCGTCATCATATCCGGCTCAGACAGCGATCTGCCGCACATCAAAAAGATTCAAGGTGAATTAGCAAAATTCACAATTGAGTCAAACATCAGGATCTGTTCCGCCCATAAACAACCTGTTGCCTGTGAAAATATCGTTAAAGAACTCAACGAATCTTCCGTACCGAGTATAATAGTTTCTATAGCCGGTGCCACCGACGCATTATCCGGTGTGTTATCCTTCCATAGTGTCCACCCGGTCATCAGTTGCCCGCCTGATAAAACCAATCATTTTTCATGCGTGGACAATCCTCCGGGCAGTTCAAACTCTTTGATTCTCAGACCGGCAAATGTAGCGAAACATATCGTCCAGATCTTATGTCTGATTAATGCGGATTACAAAAAAATACTGATGGAAAAAAATAACGAAAAAATTTCCACGTTAAGAGAGGCTGATAACGCCAACAAAGCATGA
- the nrfD gene encoding polysulfide reductase NrfD, translating to MKKQIASASEKPIAFARDFFSYAIKGGNLYYGWLLFLSFFVLVGLYTAFVQMTNGLIVTGATDQIVWELFISNFIFTAHIAAAAVLVVIPAYIYKRKDMKDLAVLGEIIALTFVIIGLNFIMFHMGRPERSWHMFPGLGVFNFPYSMLTYDVIVLNVYLGINALAVSYLLYMRYLGKPINTKLYTPLIYVAVAWGPLIHIVTAFILSSNAAISMWHTAVLPFAFLSMAGASGSALIIIFFLLIRKFSKMDIADSVIDFFSQVMAWSLGIIILVFAAEFFNELYPATHHAASLEFMMHGHQGLDAYVPWFWATMALIVIPFFLLLSSKIRKSYNSLLPLVSFVVFMIILIEKPAVLVFPAFSPTPLGEYAVYHPSFIEIFNVLFIWAVGFITLTLLTKGAIGVLTGEVRDSNTVEASGGAK from the coding sequence ATGAAAAAGCAAATAGCTTCGGCTTCCGAAAAGCCGATAGCTTTCGCCCGTGACTTTTTCAGCTATGCTATTAAAGGGGGAAACCTCTACTATGGCTGGCTGCTCTTTCTTTCCTTTTTTGTCCTTGTGGGCCTGTACACCGCCTTCGTGCAGATGACCAATGGACTTATCGTCACTGGGGCCACGGACCAAATCGTTTGGGAACTGTTTATCTCCAACTTTATTTTTACCGCCCATATTGCTGCTGCGGCAGTGCTGGTCGTCATACCTGCTTATATTTATAAGCGCAAAGACATGAAGGATTTGGCCGTACTTGGTGAAATTATCGCCCTGACCTTCGTGATTATCGGACTCAACTTCATCATGTTCCATATGGGACGACCGGAGCGCTCGTGGCACATGTTTCCTGGTTTGGGGGTTTTCAACTTTCCCTATTCCATGCTTACCTATGATGTAATTGTCCTGAACGTTTATCTGGGAATCAACGCGTTGGCAGTCTCCTATCTGCTGTACATGCGTTATCTTGGTAAACCGATCAATACTAAGTTGTATACCCCATTGATTTACGTTGCTGTGGCTTGGGGACCGTTAATTCATATTGTAACAGCCTTTATTCTCAGCAGCAATGCGGCAATCTCCATGTGGCATACTGCTGTTCTTCCCTTTGCCTTTTTATCCATGGCCGGTGCATCGGGATCCGCCCTGATTATCATATTTTTCCTTTTGATCCGTAAATTCAGCAAAATGGATATTGCTGACTCGGTTATTGACTTCTTTTCACAGGTCATGGCTTGGAGCTTGGGGATCATTATATTAGTCTTTGCCGCTGAGTTTTTTAATGAGCTGTATCCAGCTACCCATCATGCTGCTTCCTTAGAGTTTATGATGCATGGTCACCAGGGCCTGGACGCTTATGTTCCCTGGTTTTGGGCGACCATGGCTCTGATTGTGATTCCGTTTTTCCTGCTGCTCAGTAGCAAAATACGCAAGAGTTACAATAGCCTGTTACCATTGGTTTCTTTTGTGGTCTTCATGATCATCCTGATCGAAAAGCCAGCAGTTCTGGTCTTTCCGGCTTTCAGTCCAACCCCCTTGGGTGAGTATGCAGTGTATCATCCAAGCTTTATTGAAATCTTCAACGTCCTGTTTATCTGGGCAGTTGGCTTTATTACGCTGACCTTGCTCACCAAGGGCGCTATTGGCGTATTGACCGGTGAAGTACGAGATTCCAATACTGTGGAAGCAAGTGGAGGTGCAAAATGA
- a CDS encoding 4Fe-4S dicluster domain-containing protein: protein MGDYGIQSGGNADKHVGLSGSTEHYYEPEQVPEDNAIYFPVQCQQCEDPACVKACPVRATFRDPNGIVVIDYNWCIGCRMCQLACPYWARRFNWGEPVLPSEDMNPKTHYLGNRPRMRGVMEKCTFCLQRVREGRYPACVEACPVGARKFGNLLDPESEVRKVLATKKVFRFKEAYNTDPKFFYYMD, encoded by the coding sequence TTGGGAGACTACGGAATCCAATCCGGTGGCAATGCTGACAAACATGTTGGTCTTTCTGGCAGTACCGAGCATTACTATGAACCGGAGCAGGTTCCAGAAGACAATGCCATTTATTTTCCGGTGCAGTGCCAGCAATGCGAAGACCCGGCCTGTGTCAAGGCATGTCCGGTTCGGGCAACCTTTAGGGATCCCAATGGAATCGTAGTTATTGATTACAACTGGTGCATTGGCTGCCGGATGTGCCAATTGGCCTGTCCGTATTGGGCACGCCGCTTCAACTGGGGTGAACCGGTATTACCCAGTGAGGACATGAATCCCAAAACCCATTATTTGGGGAACCGTCCTCGCATGCGTGGGGTTATGGAAAAATGTACCTTTTGTTTACAGAGGGTAAGAGAGGGACGCTATCCAGCCTGTGTGGAAGCCTGTCCAGTGGGTGCAAGAAAATTTGGCAACCTGCTTGATCCTGAAAGCGAAGTGAGGAAGGTTTTGGCGACCAAGAAGGTGTTCCGATTTAAGGAAGCTTATAACACCGACCCCAAATTTTTCTATTACATGGATTAG
- a CDS encoding twin-arginine translocation signal domain-containing protein has product MSEDKRKSKMVEEQDDGKEQDNGKVKESRRDFLKKMGVAAAATVAAPAVTAATAEAVSLGETFQSHFELMSDAQKEKAIARLEKRYTEQFGKQTTVANTPAPDGVLFGYALNISKCIGCRRCVEACVRENNQSRDPAIQWIRVLRMEKGNLAFDAEDL; this is encoded by the coding sequence ATGTCGGAGGACAAAAGAAAAAGCAAGATGGTTGAAGAACAGGACGACGGGAAAGAACAAGACAACGGCAAGGTGAAAGAATCCCGCCGTGATTTCCTCAAGAAGATGGGTGTTGCTGCCGCTGCAACCGTGGCTGCTCCAGCAGTCACGGCAGCTACTGCTGAGGCAGTGAGTCTCGGCGAAACATTCCAGAGTCACTTTGAGTTGATGAGTGATGCCCAGAAGGAAAAGGCCATTGCCCGCTTGGAAAAACGTTATACAGAGCAGTTTGGTAAGCAAACCACAGTAGCCAACACGCCTGCCCCGGATGGGGTTCTTTTTGGCTATGCACTCAATATTTCGAAATGTATTGGCTGCCGTCGCTGCGTTGAGGCCTGCGTTAGGGAAAACAATCAATCCCGTGACCCCGCGATCCAGTGGATTCGAGTGTTGCGGATGGAGAAAGGCAACCTCGCATTCGACGCGGAAGATTTGTGA